From a single Oncorhynchus tshawytscha isolate Ot180627B linkage group LG33, Otsh_v2.0, whole genome shotgun sequence genomic region:
- the LOC112233464 gene encoding glutamate receptor ionotropic, NMDA 1 isoform X7 gives MRLFLLAVFLSCSCARAGCEPKIVNIGAVLSQKRYEQVFKDAVTQANQIYGRDKFKLTAISVTHKPNAIQMALSVCEDLISNQVYAILVSHPPQSNDHLTPTPVSYTAGFYRIPVVGLTTRMSIYSDKSIHLSFLRTVPPYSHQAHVWFDMMREFRWNHIILIVSDDHEGRAAQKRLETLLEERETKNKKRNYENLDQLSYDNKRGPKAEKVLQFSQETNLTALLLEAKELEARVIILSASEEDAAAVYKAARFLNMTGSGYVWLVGEREMSGKALSEAPDGLIGLQLINGKNESAHINDAVAVVAQSIQELFEKENITEPPRGCVGNTNIWKTGPLFKRVLMSSKYPEGLTGRVEFNDDGDRKYAHYSILNYQKSRLIQVGIYNGTQVVMNNQRKIIWPGGETEKPRGFQMSTRLKIVTIHQEPFVYVKPTEQDGTCKEEKTLNGVADIKKVICTGPNETIPGNTTGRPIVPQCCYGFCIDLLIKLAGTMNFTYEVHLVADGKFGTQERVNNSNKKEWNGMMGELLGGLADMIVAPLTINNERAQYIEFSKPFKYQGLTILVKKEIPRSTLDSFMQPFQSTLWLLVGLSVHVVAVMLYLLDRFSPFGRFKVNSEEEEEDALTLSSAMWFSWGVLLNSGIGEGAPRSFSARILGMVWAGFAMIIVASYTANLAAFLVLDRPEERITGINDPRLRNPSDKFIYATVKQSSVDIYFRRQVELSTMYRHMEKHNYESAAEAIQAVRDNKLHAFIWDSAVLEFEASQKCDLVTTGELFFRSGFGIGMRKDSPWKQNVSLAILSSHENGFMEDLDKTWVRYQECDSRSNAPATLTFENMAGVFMLVAGGIAAGIFLIFIEIAYKRHKDARRKQMQLAFAAVNVWRKNLQPSSSLETQDQYPPTDITGQLNLSDPSVSTVV, from the exons ATGCGTTTGTTTCTGCTGGCGGTGTTCCTCTCGTGCTCCTGTGCGCGGGCTGGCTGCGAGCCGAAGATAGTGAACATCGGAGCCGTCCTGAGCCAGAAGAGGTACGAGCAAGTCTTTAAGGATGCAGTGACCCAGGCGAACCAGATATACGGGAGAGATAAATTCAAGTTGACCGCCATCTCCGTAACGCACAAACCCAACGCTATCCAGATGGCTCTCTCCGTCTGCGAGGACCTCATCTCCAACCAG GTGTATGCCATCCTGGTGAGTCATCCTCCCCAGTCCAACGACCACCTCACCCCCACGCCTGTGTCCTACACCGCAGGCTTCTACCGCATCCCTGTTGTGGGCCTCACCACACGCATGTCCATCTACTCCGACAAG AGTATCCACTTGTCTTTTCTGCGGACTGTCCCCCCGTACTCCCACCAGGCTCACGTGTGGTTCGACATGATGCGAGAGTTTCGATGGAACCACATCATCCTGATCGTCAGCGATGACCACGAGGGGCGGGCCGCGCAGAAAAGACTGGAGACCCTACTGGAGGAGAGGGAAACAAAG AATAAAAAAAGGAACTATGAAAACCTCGACCAACTGTCCTATGACAACAAGCGAGGACCAAAG GCAGAGAAAGTCCTCCAGTTCAGCCAGGAGACTAACTTAACTGCGCTGCTTCTAGAGGCCAAAGAGCTGGAGGCTCGCGTCATCATCCTCTCCGCCAG TGAAGAGGACGCTGCTGCAGTTTACAAGGCTGCCCGTTTCCTCAACATGACGGGCTCGGGTTACGTGTGGCTGGTGGGAGAGCGGGAGATGTCGGGTAAAGCCCTGAGTGAGGCACCAGATG GTCTCATTGGCCTCCAGCTCATCAACGGCAAGAACGAGTCGGCCCACATCAATGACGCAGTGGCCGTGGTGGCCCAGTCCATCCAGGAGCTGTTTGAGAAGGAGAACATTACTGAGCCGCCCAGAGGCTGCGTGGGAAACACCAACATCTGGAAGACCGGGCCCCTCTTCAAAAG GGTTCTGATGTCATCAAAGTACCCAGAGGGCCTCACTGGACGAGTGGAGTTCAATGACGATGGCGACAGGAAGTACGCTCACTACAGCATTCTCAACTACCAGAAGAGTCGACTCATTCAAGTTGGGATTTACAATGGAACACAG GTGGTGATGAATAATCAGAGGAAGATCATCTGGccgggaggagagacagagaaaccgcGGGGCTTTCAGATGTCCACGAGACTAAAG ATAGTGACCATACACCAGGAGCCCTTTGTGTATGTGAAACCCACTGAGCAGGATGGAACCTGCAAGGAGGAAAAAACCTTAAATGGAGTGGCAGATATTAAAAAGGTGATCTGCACTGGACCAAATGAGACCATCCCAGGTAACACAACAG GACGTCCAATTGTACCTCAATGTTGTTATGGATTCTGTATTGACCTACTTATCAAGTTGGCTGGAACCATGAACTTTACCTATGAAGTACACCTGGTGGCTGATGGGAAATTTGGAACACAGGAGCGG GTGAACAACAGCAACAAGAAAGAGTGGAATGGCATGATGGGAGAGCTCCTGGGGGGTCTGGCAGATATGATCGTTGCCCCGCTGACGATAAACAACGAACGAGCCCAGTACATCGAATTCTCCAAACCGTTTAAGTACCAAGGCCTAACCATCCTTGTTAAAAAG gaaaTCCCTCGCAGTACACTGGACTCGTTCATGCAGCCGTTTCAGAGCACACTGTGGCTGCTGGTGGGTCTTTCGGTGCATGTGGTGGCGGTGATGCTTTACCTACTAGACCGGTTCAG cccGTTTGGGAGGTTTAAAGTAAacagtgaagaagaagaagaagacgccCTCACCTTGTCGTCAGCCATGTGGTTCTCCTGGGGAGTGTTGCTTAACTCCGGTATTGGAGAAG GCGCGCCGCGCAGCTTCTCAGCGAGAATCTTGGGCATGGTGTGGGCCGGCTTTGCCATGATCATAGTGGCATCGTATACTGCCAACCTGGCTGCCTTCCTGGTGCTGGACCGGCCTGAGGAGCGCATCACCGGCATCAACGACCCGAGG CTGAGGAACCCATCAGACAAGTTCATCTATGCCACAGTGAAGCAGAGCTCTGTGGACATCTACTTCCGGCGGCAGGTGGAGCTTAGCACCATGTACCGCCACATGGAGAAGCACAACTACGAGAGTGCCGCTGAGGCTATCCAGGCCGTGCGCGACAA CAAGCTGCATGCTTTCATCTGGGACTCTGCGGTGCTGGAGTTTGAAGCCTCGCAGAAGTGCGACCTGGTGACCACGGGAGAGCTGTTTTTCCGTTCGGGCTTTGGCATAGGCATGCGCAAGGACAGCCCCTGGAAACAGAATGTGTCCCTGGCCATTCTCAG TTCCCATGAGAATGGCTTCATGGAAGATCTAGATAAAACCTGGGTGAGATACCAGGAGTGTGACTCACGGAGCAATGCCCCAGCCACACTCACCTTTGAGAACATGGCAG gagtGTTCATGCTGGTGGCTGGAGGCATAGCAGCAGGGATCTTCCTCATCTTTATTGAGATCGCCTACAAGCGACACAAAGACGCCCGAAGGAAGCAGATGCAGCTGGCCTTTGCGGCCGTCAACGTCTGGAGGAAGAACCTGCAG CCCTCTTCCTCTCTAGAGACTCAGGAT cagtaCCCACCCACCGACA
- the LOC112233464 gene encoding glutamate receptor ionotropic, NMDA 1 isoform X3, with amino-acid sequence MRLFLLAVFLSCSCARAGCEPKIVNIGAVLSQKRYEQVFKDAVTQANQIYGRDKFKLTAISVTHKPNAIQMALSVCEDLISNQVYAILVSHPPQSNDHLTPTPVSYTAGFYRIPVVGLTTRMSIYSDKSIHLSFLRTVPPYSHQAHVWFDMMREFRWNHIILIVSDDHEGRAAQKRLETLLEERETKNKKRNYENLDQLSYDNKRGPKAEKVLQFSQETNLTALLLEAKELEARVIILSASEEDAAAVYKAARFLNMTGSGYVWLVGEREMSGKALSEAPDGLIGLQLINGKNESAHINDAVAVVAQSIQELFEKENITEPPRGCVGNTNIWKTGPLFKRVLMSSKYPEGLTGRVEFNDDGDRKYAHYSILNYQKSRLIQVGIYNGTQVVMNNQRKIIWPGGETEKPRGFQMSTRLKIVTIHQEPFVYVKPTEQDGTCKEEKTLNGVADIKKVICTGPNETIPGNTTGRPIVPQCCYGFCIDLLIKLAGTMNFTYEVHLVADGKFGTQERVNNSNKKEWNGMMGELLGGLADMIVAPLTINNERAQYIEFSKPFKYQGLTILVKKEIPRSTLDSFMQPFQSTLWLLVGLSVHVVAVMLYLLDRFSPFGRFKVNSEEEEEDALTLSSAMWFSWGVLLNSGIGEGAPRSFSARILGMVWAGFAMIIVASYTANLAAFLVLDRPEERITGINDPRLRNPSDKFIYATVKQSSVDIYFRRQVELSTMYRHMEKHNYESAAEAIQAVRDNKLHAFIWDSAVLEFEASQKCDLVTTGELFFRSGFGIGMRKDSPWKQNVSLAILSSHENGFMEDLDKTWVRYQECDSRSNAPATLTFENMAGVFMLVAGGIAAGIFLIFIEIAYKRHKDARRKQMQLAFAAVNVWRKNLQPSSSLETQDDRKSGRAEPPDPKKKASFRSISTSLASSIKRRRSSKDTQYPPTDITGQLNLSDPSVSTVV; translated from the exons ATGCGTTTGTTTCTGCTGGCGGTGTTCCTCTCGTGCTCCTGTGCGCGGGCTGGCTGCGAGCCGAAGATAGTGAACATCGGAGCCGTCCTGAGCCAGAAGAGGTACGAGCAAGTCTTTAAGGATGCAGTGACCCAGGCGAACCAGATATACGGGAGAGATAAATTCAAGTTGACCGCCATCTCCGTAACGCACAAACCCAACGCTATCCAGATGGCTCTCTCCGTCTGCGAGGACCTCATCTCCAACCAG GTGTATGCCATCCTGGTGAGTCATCCTCCCCAGTCCAACGACCACCTCACCCCCACGCCTGTGTCCTACACCGCAGGCTTCTACCGCATCCCTGTTGTGGGCCTCACCACACGCATGTCCATCTACTCCGACAAG AGTATCCACTTGTCTTTTCTGCGGACTGTCCCCCCGTACTCCCACCAGGCTCACGTGTGGTTCGACATGATGCGAGAGTTTCGATGGAACCACATCATCCTGATCGTCAGCGATGACCACGAGGGGCGGGCCGCGCAGAAAAGACTGGAGACCCTACTGGAGGAGAGGGAAACAAAG AATAAAAAAAGGAACTATGAAAACCTCGACCAACTGTCCTATGACAACAAGCGAGGACCAAAG GCAGAGAAAGTCCTCCAGTTCAGCCAGGAGACTAACTTAACTGCGCTGCTTCTAGAGGCCAAAGAGCTGGAGGCTCGCGTCATCATCCTCTCCGCCAG TGAAGAGGACGCTGCTGCAGTTTACAAGGCTGCCCGTTTCCTCAACATGACGGGCTCGGGTTACGTGTGGCTGGTGGGAGAGCGGGAGATGTCGGGTAAAGCCCTGAGTGAGGCACCAGATG GTCTCATTGGCCTCCAGCTCATCAACGGCAAGAACGAGTCGGCCCACATCAATGACGCAGTGGCCGTGGTGGCCCAGTCCATCCAGGAGCTGTTTGAGAAGGAGAACATTACTGAGCCGCCCAGAGGCTGCGTGGGAAACACCAACATCTGGAAGACCGGGCCCCTCTTCAAAAG GGTTCTGATGTCATCAAAGTACCCAGAGGGCCTCACTGGACGAGTGGAGTTCAATGACGATGGCGACAGGAAGTACGCTCACTACAGCATTCTCAACTACCAGAAGAGTCGACTCATTCAAGTTGGGATTTACAATGGAACACAG GTGGTGATGAATAATCAGAGGAAGATCATCTGGccgggaggagagacagagaaaccgcGGGGCTTTCAGATGTCCACGAGACTAAAG ATAGTGACCATACACCAGGAGCCCTTTGTGTATGTGAAACCCACTGAGCAGGATGGAACCTGCAAGGAGGAAAAAACCTTAAATGGAGTGGCAGATATTAAAAAGGTGATCTGCACTGGACCAAATGAGACCATCCCAGGTAACACAACAG GACGTCCAATTGTACCTCAATGTTGTTATGGATTCTGTATTGACCTACTTATCAAGTTGGCTGGAACCATGAACTTTACCTATGAAGTACACCTGGTGGCTGATGGGAAATTTGGAACACAGGAGCGG GTGAACAACAGCAACAAGAAAGAGTGGAATGGCATGATGGGAGAGCTCCTGGGGGGTCTGGCAGATATGATCGTTGCCCCGCTGACGATAAACAACGAACGAGCCCAGTACATCGAATTCTCCAAACCGTTTAAGTACCAAGGCCTAACCATCCTTGTTAAAAAG gaaaTCCCTCGCAGTACACTGGACTCGTTCATGCAGCCGTTTCAGAGCACACTGTGGCTGCTGGTGGGTCTTTCGGTGCATGTGGTGGCGGTGATGCTTTACCTACTAGACCGGTTCAG cccGTTTGGGAGGTTTAAAGTAAacagtgaagaagaagaagaagacgccCTCACCTTGTCGTCAGCCATGTGGTTCTCCTGGGGAGTGTTGCTTAACTCCGGTATTGGAGAAG GCGCGCCGCGCAGCTTCTCAGCGAGAATCTTGGGCATGGTGTGGGCCGGCTTTGCCATGATCATAGTGGCATCGTATACTGCCAACCTGGCTGCCTTCCTGGTGCTGGACCGGCCTGAGGAGCGCATCACCGGCATCAACGACCCGAGG CTGAGGAACCCATCAGACAAGTTCATCTATGCCACAGTGAAGCAGAGCTCTGTGGACATCTACTTCCGGCGGCAGGTGGAGCTTAGCACCATGTACCGCCACATGGAGAAGCACAACTACGAGAGTGCCGCTGAGGCTATCCAGGCCGTGCGCGACAA CAAGCTGCATGCTTTCATCTGGGACTCTGCGGTGCTGGAGTTTGAAGCCTCGCAGAAGTGCGACCTGGTGACCACGGGAGAGCTGTTTTTCCGTTCGGGCTTTGGCATAGGCATGCGCAAGGACAGCCCCTGGAAACAGAATGTGTCCCTGGCCATTCTCAG TTCCCATGAGAATGGCTTCATGGAAGATCTAGATAAAACCTGGGTGAGATACCAGGAGTGTGACTCACGGAGCAATGCCCCAGCCACACTCACCTTTGAGAACATGGCAG gagtGTTCATGCTGGTGGCTGGAGGCATAGCAGCAGGGATCTTCCTCATCTTTATTGAGATCGCCTACAAGCGACACAAAGACGCCCGAAGGAAGCAGATGCAGCTGGCCTTTGCGGCCGTCAACGTCTGGAGGAAGAACCTGCAG CCCTCTTCCTCTCTAGAGACTCAGGAT GATAGGAAAAGTGGTAGAGCAGAGCCCCCCGACCCCAAAAAGAAAGCCTCTTTTAGGTCCATCAGTACCTCCCTGGCCTCCAGCATCAAGAGACGTAGGTCATCCAAAGACACG cagtaCCCACCCACCGACA
- the LOC112233464 gene encoding glutamate receptor ionotropic, NMDA 1 isoform X9, protein MRLFLLAVFLSCSCARAGCEPKIVNIGAVLSQKRYEQVFKDAVTQANQIYGRDKFKLTAISVTHKPNAIQMALSVCEDLISNQVYAILVSHPPQSNDHLTPTPVSYTAGFYRIPVVGLTTRMSIYSDKSIHLSFLRTVPPYSHQAHVWFDMMREFRWNHIILIVSDDHEGRAAQKRLETLLEERETKNKKRNYENLDQLSYDNKRGPKAEKVLQFSQETNLTALLLEAKELEARVIILSASEEDAAAVYKAARFLNMTGSGYVWLVGEREMSGKALSEAPDGLIGLQLINGKNESAHINDAVAVVAQSIQELFEKENITEPPRGCVGNTNIWKTGPLFKRVLMSSKYPEGLTGRVEFNDDGDRKYAHYSILNYQKSRLIQVGIYNGTQVVMNNQRKIIWPGGETEKPRGFQMSTRLKIVTIHQEPFVYVKPTEQDGTCKEEKTLNGVADIKKVICTGPNETIPGRPIVPQCCYGFCIDLLIKLAGTMNFTYEVHLVADGKFGTQERVNNSNKKEWNGMMGELLGGLADMIVAPLTINNERAQYIEFSKPFKYQGLTILVKKEIPRSTLDSFMQPFQSTLWLLVGLSVHVVAVMLYLLDRFSPFGRFKVNSEEEEEDALTLSSAMWFSWGVLLNSGIGEGAPRSFSARILGMVWAGFAMIIVASYTANLAAFLVLDRPEERITGINDPRLRNPSDKFIYATVKQSSVDIYFRRQVELSTMYRHMEKHNYESAAEAIQAVRDNKLHAFIWDSAVLEFEASQKCDLVTTGELFFRSGFGIGMRKDSPWKQNVSLAILSSHENGFMEDLDKTWVRYQECDSRSNAPATLTFENMAGVFMLVAGGIAAGIFLIFIEIAYKRHKDARRKQMQLAFAAVNVWRKNLQQYPPTDITGQLNLSDPSVSTVV, encoded by the exons ATGCGTTTGTTTCTGCTGGCGGTGTTCCTCTCGTGCTCCTGTGCGCGGGCTGGCTGCGAGCCGAAGATAGTGAACATCGGAGCCGTCCTGAGCCAGAAGAGGTACGAGCAAGTCTTTAAGGATGCAGTGACCCAGGCGAACCAGATATACGGGAGAGATAAATTCAAGTTGACCGCCATCTCCGTAACGCACAAACCCAACGCTATCCAGATGGCTCTCTCCGTCTGCGAGGACCTCATCTCCAACCAG GTGTATGCCATCCTGGTGAGTCATCCTCCCCAGTCCAACGACCACCTCACCCCCACGCCTGTGTCCTACACCGCAGGCTTCTACCGCATCCCTGTTGTGGGCCTCACCACACGCATGTCCATCTACTCCGACAAG AGTATCCACTTGTCTTTTCTGCGGACTGTCCCCCCGTACTCCCACCAGGCTCACGTGTGGTTCGACATGATGCGAGAGTTTCGATGGAACCACATCATCCTGATCGTCAGCGATGACCACGAGGGGCGGGCCGCGCAGAAAAGACTGGAGACCCTACTGGAGGAGAGGGAAACAAAG AATAAAAAAAGGAACTATGAAAACCTCGACCAACTGTCCTATGACAACAAGCGAGGACCAAAG GCAGAGAAAGTCCTCCAGTTCAGCCAGGAGACTAACTTAACTGCGCTGCTTCTAGAGGCCAAAGAGCTGGAGGCTCGCGTCATCATCCTCTCCGCCAG TGAAGAGGACGCTGCTGCAGTTTACAAGGCTGCCCGTTTCCTCAACATGACGGGCTCGGGTTACGTGTGGCTGGTGGGAGAGCGGGAGATGTCGGGTAAAGCCCTGAGTGAGGCACCAGATG GTCTCATTGGCCTCCAGCTCATCAACGGCAAGAACGAGTCGGCCCACATCAATGACGCAGTGGCCGTGGTGGCCCAGTCCATCCAGGAGCTGTTTGAGAAGGAGAACATTACTGAGCCGCCCAGAGGCTGCGTGGGAAACACCAACATCTGGAAGACCGGGCCCCTCTTCAAAAG GGTTCTGATGTCATCAAAGTACCCAGAGGGCCTCACTGGACGAGTGGAGTTCAATGACGATGGCGACAGGAAGTACGCTCACTACAGCATTCTCAACTACCAGAAGAGTCGACTCATTCAAGTTGGGATTTACAATGGAACACAG GTGGTGATGAATAATCAGAGGAAGATCATCTGGccgggaggagagacagagaaaccgcGGGGCTTTCAGATGTCCACGAGACTAAAG ATAGTGACCATACACCAGGAGCCCTTTGTGTATGTGAAACCCACTGAGCAGGATGGAACCTGCAAGGAGGAAAAAACCTTAAATGGAGTGGCAGATATTAAAAAGGTGATCTGCACTGGACCAAATGAGACCATCCCAG GACGTCCAATTGTACCTCAATGTTGTTATGGATTCTGTATTGACCTACTTATCAAGTTGGCTGGAACCATGAACTTTACCTATGAAGTACACCTGGTGGCTGATGGGAAATTTGGAACACAGGAGCGG GTGAACAACAGCAACAAGAAAGAGTGGAATGGCATGATGGGAGAGCTCCTGGGGGGTCTGGCAGATATGATCGTTGCCCCGCTGACGATAAACAACGAACGAGCCCAGTACATCGAATTCTCCAAACCGTTTAAGTACCAAGGCCTAACCATCCTTGTTAAAAAG gaaaTCCCTCGCAGTACACTGGACTCGTTCATGCAGCCGTTTCAGAGCACACTGTGGCTGCTGGTGGGTCTTTCGGTGCATGTGGTGGCGGTGATGCTTTACCTACTAGACCGGTTCAG cccGTTTGGGAGGTTTAAAGTAAacagtgaagaagaagaagaagacgccCTCACCTTGTCGTCAGCCATGTGGTTCTCCTGGGGAGTGTTGCTTAACTCCGGTATTGGAGAAG GCGCGCCGCGCAGCTTCTCAGCGAGAATCTTGGGCATGGTGTGGGCCGGCTTTGCCATGATCATAGTGGCATCGTATACTGCCAACCTGGCTGCCTTCCTGGTGCTGGACCGGCCTGAGGAGCGCATCACCGGCATCAACGACCCGAGG CTGAGGAACCCATCAGACAAGTTCATCTATGCCACAGTGAAGCAGAGCTCTGTGGACATCTACTTCCGGCGGCAGGTGGAGCTTAGCACCATGTACCGCCACATGGAGAAGCACAACTACGAGAGTGCCGCTGAGGCTATCCAGGCCGTGCGCGACAA CAAGCTGCATGCTTTCATCTGGGACTCTGCGGTGCTGGAGTTTGAAGCCTCGCAGAAGTGCGACCTGGTGACCACGGGAGAGCTGTTTTTCCGTTCGGGCTTTGGCATAGGCATGCGCAAGGACAGCCCCTGGAAACAGAATGTGTCCCTGGCCATTCTCAG TTCCCATGAGAATGGCTTCATGGAAGATCTAGATAAAACCTGGGTGAGATACCAGGAGTGTGACTCACGGAGCAATGCCCCAGCCACACTCACCTTTGAGAACATGGCAG gagtGTTCATGCTGGTGGCTGGAGGCATAGCAGCAGGGATCTTCCTCATCTTTATTGAGATCGCCTACAAGCGACACAAAGACGCCCGAAGGAAGCAGATGCAGCTGGCCTTTGCGGCCGTCAACGTCTGGAGGAAGAACCTGCAG cagtaCCCACCCACCGACA